The Polypterus senegalus isolate Bchr_013 chromosome 7, ASM1683550v1, whole genome shotgun sequence genome segment CCTGGGTCTAAGTTAAATATGTCAAGAaaccaaaacacaattttagataTGATTGAatactgatgtacagtatatgttacaaTCATCCAAAACAGTGTTTTTAATTCCATCAGATTTTCATAAATGAGAGCTCATCTGTAATGTGAATATGACACTTGCACACGTACACACAAACATATCCATCTTCAGTTGATTTCGTAATCTCCAAAACTCCACGGCCACTATGGATGACATGCTGCTTCCTCCCTGAGGGCTATAAAAGCACAAGCTCAGAAGTGAGAGTCAGAAGTCAAACAGAGCAACTCCGGCTAAAGGAAGACTCTCACTTAAAACGTGCCGTGAAGAACAACAGGAAGTGCTTAACTTAGAAAGATGAACTGCAGAGTCCCAGTCACCGTGGCTGTCTTTTTCCTGGCTCTGACTGTTCTCTCTGAAGGTGAGTTTTTATAAGCATTACAATCATTTTTATTAGTTAAGAGCTGAAGGATTTACAGGAATGATGTATGTTTGCTGTATGTTGTATGTTATTAACTCTTCTTTCTCTTGGGTGCCTGCAGGCATTGAACTGCGCTGCCAATGCATTAAAAAGGAGTCTCGTTTCATTCATCCCAGACGGCTTCTTAACGTTGAGCTGTTCCCCAGTGGGCCACACTGCAAAGACGCAGAAGTCATGTGAGTGTCAATTTCAATCAACTTCTGCCTGTTTTCATGTAATTCAAACATTTTGGGTGACTTAAAAGATAGCAGCAGCCAGCATGTGTTACTATAAGAAAAGGCATTTGTCCCCCTAATGTTTTATTTCTCACAAGTACAAACACTTTCAAGATTTGGAATGTCAGACTTTATCCTAAAGTGCAACCGACTTTTGTTTATTAAGATGTCTTTGTGTTTCTTCTTAGTGCAAGTTTGAAAACTGGTGAGAAAATCTGCTTGGAGCCAACTGCCCCCTGGGTAAAGTTAATCATCAAGAAGATCTTGGAAAGGTAATTACTGCTTTTAAGATAATAAATTCTTTCATTTAATGGAGGGTGCTAAATACCTAATAGGACACCAAGACATCTGTTAGTAGTGGCCTTATATTTATTAACTGCATAAGAAACCAGTTTAATCTTAACACCTAAATAAAGCAATTAGCAG includes the following:
- the LOC120532198 gene encoding interleukin-8-like, giving the protein MNCRVPVTVAVFFLALTVLSEGIELRCQCIKKESRFIHPRRLLNVELFPSGPHCKDAEVIASLKTGEKICLEPTAPWVKLIIKKILESSQSKSRVKRASQ